The region CATCATGACGGCGGACCAAAGTATCGAATGCGTTGCGATAGAATTCATGCAAGCTATGAGGAATTTCAGCGTACTCCTCGAAAGTCAGCATGAGCATGATCGCCAGTAGAGGTGTATCGAGAAAACTCTCATGCTTTTCGAAAAACTCTGGCGTCAATCTTCGTAGAAACACTCGTTTCACATCTTCATCATACTTTGCCGTTTCAATTAGCGCGCGAGTTTGATCGTAGCTCATAGGCTTCAGATGCAGCACATGAGCGTGCTCCCAAGAGTGGAAACGATCATCGGAGCGCCCCGAGACAACAAGAGGACACGCCTCAAAGTCGTCGAGTATACTCAGTATCTGCGCCTCGATATGATCTCTGTCAGGGGGCGACACTTCATCGAACCCGTCCAAGATGAGACAAAAATAGCCCTTTTCTAAGGCGCGGAGGAAATCGGCGTAGCTGACACCGCTGTCGCCCCGATACTGTGAATGGAGAAATGGAAGAATCTCTTTCGAGGTGAGCGAATTAATTGATCGCAGTTCCAAAAAGAGTGGTATTTTACCCCGTGGGGCATGATACATCGAAAGCGCCAAGTATCGCATAAGGACGCTTTTGCCGCGCCCGGCGAGAGCCGACACCACGAACGAATCGCCACGCGCTATCCGATCGAGTAGATCTTCGACGGAATAGTCCTGCTCGCGGTCAGTCAACTTAACCGGAATATACGCTTGCAGAAGATCAATTGACTCGGTTGGACGCAAAAACGTCCGAATGGTTGAAACTCTTCGATAAGTTTTTTCTAGAAAGGGGGAATAGGCGTCAGCAAGCGTGTGGTACAGACGCCTAATTGCATCGACAAGCTTATTGTCTACGACTTGAGCTGCAGCACGCTCGGTTGCTTGAACAACAACCTCAGCTGCAAATTTATTTGTATCGAATTCGCTCATGACCTTGCGCTATCAAGGCCACGAAGAAAATCCAAGTATTTGTGTGTGTTTTTACTCCGCCGCGACACCCTCGCCGAACATGTCGGGGCCGTCGTCGAGGGCTTCTTCCTCGTTTGCGGCCTTGGCTTTCTGGCGCTTGTCGAAGCTCGACCAGACGTCCTGCCAGTTGCCCTTGGTCGCGCCCTTGGAATATTCGGTCGCGCGGGTTTCGAAGAAGTTGGCGTGCTCGACACCGTTGAGCAGCGGGGCGAGCCAAGGCAGCGGGTGGTCGTCGACCATGTAGATCGCCGGCAGGCCGAGCTGCGACAGGCGCCAGTCCGCGATGTAGCGGATGTACTTCTTGATTTCCTTCGCCGTCATGCCCGGGACCGGGCCGTCCTCGAACGCGAGGTCGATGAAGGCATCCTCGAGCCGCACGGTCTTCTGGCAGCAGTCGATGATGTCTTCCTTGACCGCCTTGGACAGGCAGTCGCGTTCCTTGGTGAAGGCGTGGAACAGGCGGGTGATGCCTTCGCAGTGGAGGCTCTCGTCGCGGACCGACCAGCTGACGATCTGGCCCATGCCCTTCATCTTGTTGAAGCGCGGGAAGTTCATCAGCATGGCGAAGCTGGCGAAGAGCTGGAGCCCTTCGGTGAAGCCGCCGAACATCG is a window of Erythrobacter sp. HKB08 DNA encoding:
- a CDS encoding NACHT domain-containing NTPase; translated protein: MSEFDTNKFAAEVVVQATERAAAQVVDNKLVDAIRRLYHTLADAYSPFLEKTYRRVSTIRTFLRPTESIDLLQAYIPVKLTDREQDYSVEDLLDRIARGDSFVVSALAGRGKSVLMRYLALSMYHAPRGKIPLFLELRSINSLTSKEILPFLHSQYRGDSGVSYADFLRALEKGYFCLILDGFDEVSPPDRDHIEAQILSILDDFEACPLVVSGRSDDRFHSWEHAHVLHLKPMSYDQTRALIETAKYDEDVKRVFLRRLTPEFFEKHESFLDTPLLAIMLMLTFEEYAEIPHSLHEFYRNAFDTLVRRHDAMKSQFLRETHSGCTAEEFKRIFSSFCVFTYSKSAYAFHRDEAIEYLKRAIKQQDLEVDATKILDDLIESVCLLQEEGFEISFVHRSFQEYFCALFISNAPSGFVEKYLEEASLRIHDDVLPMLYGMNPERVEEEWAYDFVEDIIKKYPTNLRGRNEKFLRACYPRWSADVLSKSVIVVIRSETKLSRCLAILRRFYPKMFESPKGRLLPEVEEWQAAVVSALKNMESDGIAGLEGFSSHIDDSDSRPNEGKVFNFELPEECGEFFDALYVGDHTGVLRSINRIRIAQRKRREKGQEFLTSLFD
- a CDS encoding ribonucleotide-diphosphate reductase subunit beta encodes the protein MSLLEARKTYKPFEYPWAYDFWKRQQQIHWMPEEVPLGEDCRDWAQNLTDHERNLLTQIFRFFTQADVEVQDCYHEKYGRVFKPTEVKMMLAAFSNMETVHIAAYSHLLDTIGMPESEYGMFLEYEEMKAKHDYLQEFGVDNDEDIARTLAMFGGFTEGLQLFASFAMLMNFPRFNKMKGMGQIVSWSVRDESLHCEGITRLFHAFTKERDCLSKAVKEDIIDCCQKTVRLEDAFIDLAFEDGPVPGMTAKEIKKYIRYIADWRLSQLGLPAIYMVDDHPLPWLAPLLNGVEHANFFETRATEYSKGATKGNWQDVWSSFDKRQKAKAANEEEALDDGPDMFGEGVAAE